The following coding sequences lie in one Arachis ipaensis cultivar K30076 chromosome B05, Araip1.1, whole genome shotgun sequence genomic window:
- the LOC107642011 gene encoding subtilisin-like protease SBT4.6, which translates to MAGWKHILLCTSIILAMYTFMLCVANEDRKLHVVYMGSLPNGDYAPASQHSSMLRQVMGNDFAEHSLIRSYNRSFNGFAAKLTDQEVHNLARMDEVVSVFESKTLKLHTTRSWDFMGFQDKRRSSPGESDIIIGVIDTGIWPESDSFSDYGFSPAPKTWKGKCAGGNNFTCNKKIIGARKYIDDGGSSARDNVGHGSHIASIAAGNKVKDASFYGIAKGIAKGAVPSSRLAVYQVCVSERCVEADILKAFDDAIADGVDLITISLGRREEVDFKLDVIAIGSFHAMEKGILTVQSCGNSGPYRGTITSVAPWLLSVAASIMDRRIIDKFSLGNGQTLSGRSINSFASSGKKIALLPGEHASLPYCNGSTCDCLDPKKVIGNILLCSSEDGVQMGYEYGAFGSIVINSDQHAGVVPYPASRIDEITYAHALSYANSTNNPQVEILKSEAMNDPNAPYIADFSSRGPNPLIPEILKPDISAPGVEILAAFSPNANPSGFPGDNRHVKYNIMTGTSMACPHVTGIAAYVKSFHPDWSPAAIKSSIMTTAIPMNGSQDLKNFAYGAGHVNPVKVIDPGLILDLSKDDYVNLLCDIGYDTATVRKISGDNSACSSSSGKSLLKDINYPSIVYQVQLMQPFMVNFTRTVTNVGIANSTYKASVTKISNINITIVPQVLSFKSLGEKQSFSVNVAGGKFSKPIVLSSSLVWTDEKHRVRIPIIVDVTQI; encoded by the coding sequence ATGGCAGGTTGGAAGCACATTCTATTGTGCACATCAATCATTCTTGCCATGTACACGTTTATGCTTTGCGTTGCCAATGAAGACCGAAAGTTACATGTTGTGTATATGGGGTCACTTCCAAATGGAGACTACGCACCAGCATCTCAGCATTCAAGCATGTTACGCCAAGTTATGGGAAATGATTTTGCAGAACATTCCTTGATCAGAAGTTACAACCGGAGCTTCAATGGGTTTGCTGCAAAACTAACAGACCAAGAAGTGCATAATCTTGCTAGAATGGATGAAGTAGTCTCTGTTTTCGAAAGCAAAACTTTAAAGCTTCATACAACAAGGTCTTGGGACTTCATGGGTTTCCAAGACAAAAGGCGAAGTAGCCCGGGCGAAAGCGATATCATAATTGGAGTCATAGACACCGGTATTTGGCCTGAGTCAGATAGTTTTTCTGATTATGGCTTCAGCCCTGCTCCGAAAACGTGGAAAGGTAAATGTGCAGGAGGGAACAATTTTACTTGTAACAAGAAGATCATTGGAGCAAGAAAATACATCGACGATGGAGGGTCGTCCGCAAGAGACAATGTTGGTCATGGAAGCCATATAGCCTCAATTGCAGCTGGTAACAAAGTAAAAGACGCAAGCTTTTATGGAATTGCAAAAGGAATTGCAAAAGGAGCGGTTCCATCTTCAAGATTAGCCGTCTACCAAGTTTGCGTAAGTGAACGATGCGTTGAGGCTGACATATTAAAAGCTTTTGATGATGCCATTGCAGATGGTGTAGATCTCATCACAATTTCACTTGGACGTCGAGAAGAAGTAGATTTCAAGTTAGATGTTATAGCAATTGGTTCTTTTCATGCAATGGAGAAAGGGATTCTCACTGTCCAGTCATGTGGAAACAGTGGTCCTTATAGAGGGACTATTACTAGCGTAGCACCTTGGTTACTAAGCGTTGCAGCTAGCATCATGGATCGTCGAATCATCGACAAGTTTTCTCTTGGGAATGGACAAACATTGTCCGGGAGATCGATAAATAGTTTCGCATCAAGTGGGAAAAAGATTGCTCTACTTCCTGGGGAGCATGCTTCGCTTCCGTATTGCAATGGCTCAACTTGTGATTGTCTAGATCCCAAGAAGGTAATAGGGAACATACTTTTATGTTCTTCAGAAGATGGAGTTCAAATGGGATATGAATATGGCGCGTTTGGATCAATTGTGATTAACTCTGACCAACATGCTGGAGTTGTCCCTTACCCTGCATCAAGAATAGATGAGATTACATATGCTCATGCTCTGTCATATGCTAATTCTACTAATAACCCTCAAGTGGAGATTCTCAAGAGTGAAGCCATGAATGATCCAAATGCTCCATACATAGCTGATTTCTCTTCCCGGGGACCAAATCCATTAATTCCAGAAATTTTGAAGCCGGACATAAGTGCCCCTGGAGTTGAAATATTGGCAGCGTTTTCGCCTAATGCGAATCCCTCAGGGTTCCCCGGAGACAATAGACATGTCAAATACAACATCATGACAGGAACATCAATGGCTTGCCCCCATGTTACTGGTATAGCTGCATATGTTAAGAGTTTTCATCCTGATTGGTCCCCTGCAGCTATAAAATCTTCTATTATGACTACTGCAATACCGATGAATGGTAGTCAAGATCTTAAGAATTTTGCTTATGGAGCAGGGCATGTAAACCCGGTAAAAGTTATTGACCCTGGACTCATTTTGGATCTTTCTAAGGATGACTATGTGAATTTGTTATGTGACATAGGATATGATACTGCAACAGTGAGAAAAATCAGTGGTGATAATAGTGCTTGTTCTTCTTCAAGTGGGAAATCATTGCTCAAAGATATTAACTATCCTTCAATTGTATATCAAGTGCAACTAATGCAACCGTTTATGGTAAATTTCACAAGAACAGTCACAAATGTTGGCATCGCTAATTCCACCTACAAGGCCAGTGTCACAAAAATTTCCAACATCAATATCACCATCGTGCCTCAAGTTCTCTCGTTCAAATCTCTTGGGGAAAAACAATCTTTCAGTGTCAATGTTGCTGGAGGAAAATTTTCTAAGCCAATTGTACTTTCGTCATCACTTGTATGGACAGATGAAAAACATAGAGTGAGAATTCCCATTATTGTAGACGTCACCCAaatttga